A genomic region of Micromonospora sp. NBC_01796 contains the following coding sequences:
- a CDS encoding xanthine dehydrogenase family protein molybdopterin-binding subunit: MSPVTVDTKLLGDPVDRVDGPLKVSGAAPYPSDVSYPEMAYAALAQSTIGAGTISAIDAAAARAVPGVLTVITYENTPALPDGPMTILGPSARFPFKDNRIVHYGQHVAMVVAETSEQAVAAARLVKVGYEPTTPVLGFTNPDAPVEQNAWGLDTARGDVEGALASAEVTYDETFTISPETNNPLGLFATVARWEAGRLVVHESTQWPIMARQTLATVFELAEQDVRVFVPFIGGGFGAGLRFPPHAILTVLAARMLDRPVKLVLTRPQMFTSIGHRPETRQRLRLGVARDGRLLAIDHEATSTIGIEETNLEPVTMPTPNSYDCDNVATHERQVRLNIPNPGAMRGPGTTQGNFAMESALDEVAYRLRCDPIALRLRNYAEVQPGTGLPWSSKALRECYRVGAERFGWADRNPEVRSMRDGDWLIGYGMAGVTFDWYQAPCRARISIRRDGTAYARSAATDLGTGTYTIATQLTAQLLGLDLDRVRFDLGDSDLPLAPQSGGSGLAMSLSGALHQAAGNLVGAFLDAVADDAGSPLRGRGPDDVTATGGRLHLVDDPSVGETYTDILDRHGLDELTADGAVEPKAEGAGMMPAGGFAARFVEVRVDEDLGVLRVARVVTAIDAGRVLNEKTARSQVLGATVMGIGMSLLEQTEFDPGTGRVANATLGDYLIPVNADVPDLDVVFVGEPDRFSPVGIKGIGEIGIVGVAAAIANAVHHATGRRIRSLPITIEKLL, from the coding sequence GTGAGCCCGGTGACCGTGGACACCAAGCTCCTCGGCGATCCGGTAGACCGGGTCGACGGCCCGCTCAAGGTCTCCGGGGCGGCCCCCTACCCGTCGGACGTCTCCTATCCGGAAATGGCGTACGCCGCACTGGCGCAGTCGACCATCGGCGCCGGCACGATCAGCGCGATCGACGCCGCCGCGGCACGGGCCGTACCGGGCGTCCTGACCGTGATCACGTACGAGAACACGCCCGCCCTCCCGGACGGGCCGATGACGATCCTCGGACCCTCGGCCCGCTTCCCGTTCAAGGACAACCGGATCGTGCACTACGGCCAGCACGTGGCGATGGTGGTCGCGGAAACGTCCGAGCAGGCGGTGGCGGCGGCCCGGCTGGTGAAGGTCGGCTACGAGCCGACGACCCCGGTCCTCGGTTTCACCAACCCGGACGCGCCGGTCGAGCAGAACGCGTGGGGGCTCGACACGGCGCGGGGCGACGTCGAAGGCGCGCTCGCCTCGGCCGAGGTGACCTACGACGAGACCTTCACCATCTCCCCCGAGACCAACAACCCGCTCGGCCTGTTCGCCACCGTGGCCCGATGGGAAGCCGGACGGCTCGTCGTGCACGAGTCGACCCAGTGGCCGATCATGGCCCGGCAGACCCTGGCGACCGTGTTCGAGCTGGCCGAGCAGGACGTCCGGGTGTTCGTACCGTTCATCGGTGGCGGGTTCGGCGCCGGACTCCGCTTCCCGCCGCACGCGATCCTGACCGTGCTCGCCGCCCGGATGCTCGACCGCCCGGTCAAGCTGGTGCTGACCCGGCCGCAGATGTTCACCTCCATCGGCCACCGGCCCGAGACGAGGCAGCGGCTGCGGCTCGGCGTCGCCCGCGACGGCCGGTTGCTGGCCATCGACCACGAGGCCACCTCGACCATCGGGATCGAGGAGACCAACCTCGAACCCGTCACCATGCCCACCCCCAACTCGTACGACTGCGACAACGTCGCCACCCACGAACGCCAGGTACGGCTCAACATCCCCAACCCCGGCGCGATGCGCGGCCCCGGCACCACCCAGGGCAACTTCGCCATGGAGTCGGCCCTGGACGAGGTGGCGTACCGGCTGCGGTGCGACCCGATAGCGCTCCGGCTGCGCAACTACGCCGAGGTCCAGCCGGGCACCGGGCTGCCCTGGTCGAGCAAGGCGCTGCGGGAGTGTTACCGGGTCGGCGCCGAGCGGTTCGGCTGGGCGGACCGTAATCCCGAGGTCCGGTCGATGCGCGACGGCGACTGGTTGATCGGGTACGGGATGGCCGGGGTCACCTTCGACTGGTACCAGGCCCCGTGCCGGGCCAGGATCTCGATCCGCCGGGACGGCACCGCGTACGCCCGCAGCGCCGCGACCGATCTCGGCACCGGCACGTACACGATCGCGACCCAACTGACCGCGCAGTTGCTCGGCCTCGACCTCGACCGGGTCCGCTTCGACCTCGGTGACAGCGACCTGCCGCTCGCCCCGCAGTCCGGCGGCTCGGGGCTGGCGATGTCCCTGAGCGGGGCGCTGCACCAGGCCGCCGGCAACCTGGTGGGTGCCTTCCTGGACGCGGTCGCCGACGACGCCGGGTCACCGCTGCGGGGCAGGGGACCCGACGACGTCACCGCCACCGGCGGGCGCCTGCACCTGGTGGACGATCCGTCGGTCGGGGAGACCTACACCGACATCCTGGACCGGCACGGGCTCGACGAGCTGACCGCCGACGGGGCGGTGGAACCGAAGGCGGAGGGGGCGGGGATGATGCCGGCCGGCGGGTTCGCCGCCCGGTTCGTCGAGGTACGGGTGGACGAGGACCTCGGCGTGCTGCGGGTCGCCCGGGTGGTGACCGCCATCGACGCCGGCCGGGTCCTGAACGAGAAGACGGCCCGGAGCCAGGTCCTCGGGGCGACCGTGATGGGGATCGGGATGTCCCTGCTGGAACAGACCGAGTTCGACCCCGGTACGGGCAGGGTGGCCAACGCGACCCTCGGCGACTACCTGATCCCGGTGAACGCCGACGTACCCGATCTCGACGTCGTGTTCGTCGGCGAGCCGGACCGGTTCAGCCCGGTCGGGATCAAGGGCATCGGTGAGATCGGCATCGTCGGGGTCGCCGCCGCCATCGCCAACGCGGTCCACCACGCCACCGGCCGGCGGATCCGGTCGCTACCGATCACCATCGAGAAGTTGTTGTAG
- a CDS encoding HD domain-containing protein, translating to MTNTVLDNALTDTGMSLRPLPDEVVDLLRRLDAPPRLAAHLRAVHDVADQLTDLVTGRFPELAVDRPAVLYGAATHDIGKVIHIDELSGPGTAHEPAGEALLLAEGVPARLARFAGSHGSWTRTGITVEDLLVSLADKIWKAKRVTDLETLVLDRIADTVGVQRWQAFLDLDDILDRLAADADGRLAYQGSYPIRTPR from the coding sequence GTGACGAACACGGTGCTCGACAACGCGCTCACCGACACCGGCATGTCGCTGCGTCCGCTGCCGGACGAGGTGGTCGACCTCCTCCGGCGCCTGGACGCCCCACCGCGGCTGGCCGCGCACCTGCGTGCCGTACACGACGTCGCGGACCAGCTCACCGACCTGGTCACGGGCCGTTTTCCGGAGCTTGCGGTCGACCGTCCGGCGGTGCTGTACGGGGCGGCGACCCATGACATCGGCAAGGTCATCCACATCGACGAACTCTCCGGCCCCGGTACGGCACACGAACCCGCCGGTGAGGCACTGCTGCTGGCCGAGGGTGTGCCCGCCCGGCTGGCCCGCTTCGCCGGCAGCCACGGCAGTTGGACCCGGACCGGAATCACCGTCGAGGACCTGCTCGTCAGCCTCGCGGACAAGATCTGGAAGGCGAAGCGGGTCACCGACCTGGAAACCCTCGTCCTCGACCGGATCGCCGACACCGTCGGGGTGCAGCGGTGGCAGGCGTTCCTGGACCTGGACGACATCCTCGACCGGTTGGCGGCCGACGCCGACGGGCGCCTCGCCTACCAGGGCAGCTATCCGATCCGTACGCCCCGCTGA
- a CDS encoding dihydrolipoamide acetyltransferase family protein codes for MSAVAAPQVFLLPDLGEGLTEAEIVGWRVAVGDVVTVDQSVVEVETAKAVVDVPCPYAGRVVALHGAVGEVRPVGQPLISVAALDAGPDAPAEPAAHTTYREEERAGSGNVLIGYGTGHGGSGRRRRRPRPAPEQPVAASEQQSRADAGRQPVAPVATATPAPATTVTPVTEAVRMAGGAPLVLSPIVRRLAREHGLELAEVRGTGPGGVIRRADVEAAIAAAAQPAPQPEATALPGTPRPVDGPAGADVIIPLTGVRKVIADKLSRSRREIPEVTIWVDVDATALLETRTAINAARPEQPVSILALLARICLSGLRRYPQLNSRVDTEGQRIIQSAAVHLGIAAQTDRGLLVPVLRDASALTTTELATALAETTAAARAGTLPPARLTGGTFTLNNYGVFGVDGSTPIINHPEAALLGIGRIVDKPWVVDGQLAVRKVTQLSLTFDHRVCDGGVAGGFLRHVADCVEQPAMLIAHS; via the coding sequence GTGAGTGCCGTGGCCGCCCCGCAGGTCTTCCTGCTGCCCGATCTGGGCGAGGGGCTGACCGAGGCGGAGATCGTCGGGTGGCGGGTCGCGGTCGGTGACGTGGTGACCGTGGACCAGAGCGTGGTGGAGGTGGAGACCGCCAAGGCGGTGGTCGACGTGCCCTGCCCGTACGCGGGTCGGGTGGTCGCCCTGCACGGCGCGGTCGGTGAGGTGCGCCCGGTGGGCCAGCCCCTGATCTCCGTGGCGGCACTGGACGCCGGCCCGGACGCCCCGGCCGAACCTGCCGCGCACACCACCTACCGGGAGGAGGAGCGGGCCGGCTCCGGCAACGTCCTCATCGGGTACGGCACCGGGCACGGCGGCTCCGGCCGTCGCCGCCGCCGTCCCCGCCCGGCACCGGAGCAGCCCGTTGCGGCATCCGAACAGCAGAGCCGCGCCGACGCCGGCCGGCAGCCGGTGGCCCCCGTCGCGACTGCCACGCCCGCCCCGGCAACCACGGTCACGCCGGTCACCGAGGCGGTGCGGATGGCGGGCGGGGCGCCGCTGGTCCTGTCCCCGATCGTGCGGCGGCTGGCCCGGGAACACGGGCTGGAGTTGGCCGAGGTGCGCGGCACCGGACCCGGTGGCGTGATCCGGCGGGCCGACGTCGAGGCCGCGATCGCCGCCGCGGCGCAACCCGCACCGCAGCCCGAGGCGACGGCACTTCCGGGTACGCCCCGACCCGTCGACGGCCCGGCCGGCGCGGACGTGATCATCCCGCTGACCGGGGTCCGGAAGGTCATCGCGGACAAGCTCTCCCGCAGCCGGCGGGAGATCCCCGAGGTCACCATCTGGGTCGACGTGGACGCCACCGCGCTGCTGGAGACCCGGACGGCGATCAACGCCGCTCGTCCCGAGCAACCGGTGAGCATCCTCGCGCTGCTGGCCCGGATCTGCCTCAGCGGGCTGCGCCGGTACCCGCAGCTCAACTCGCGGGTCGACACCGAGGGCCAGCGGATCATCCAGTCCGCCGCCGTGCACCTGGGCATCGCCGCGCAGACCGACCGGGGCCTGCTCGTACCGGTGCTCCGGGACGCGTCCGCGCTCACCACCACCGAACTCGCGACCGCGCTCGCGGAGACGACGGCGGCGGCCCGCGCCGGTACGCTGCCGCCGGCCCGGCTGACCGGGGGCACCTTCACCCTGAACAACTACGGCGTGTTCGGTGTCGACGGGTCCACCCCGATCATCAACCACCCGGAGGCGGCGCTGCTCGGCATCGGGCGCATCGTCGACAAGCCGTGGGTGGTCGACGGCCAACTCGCGGTGCGCAAGGTGACCCAGCTCAGCCTCACCTTCGACCACCGGGTCTGTGACGGTGGCGTCGCGGGCGGCTTCCTGCGGCACGTGGCCGACTGTGTCGAGCAGCCGGCGATGCTGATCGCCCACTCCTGA
- a CDS encoding alpha-ketoacid dehydrogenase subunit beta, translating to MAGTTMAKALNAALADAMAADDRVVVFGEDVGQLGGVFRITDGLLARFGDQRCFDTPLAEAGIVGFAVGMAMSGLRPVVEMQFDAFAYPAFEQIASHVAKLRNRTRGALSVPIVIRVPYAGGIGGVEHHCDSSEAYYAHTPGLKVVTPATVEDAYSLLREAIADPDPVVFMEPKKLYFASDEVSLPVTAEPFGRAVVRRPGRDATLIAYGPSVPVALEAAEAAREEGWDLEVIDCRTIVPFDDETISASVRRTGRCVVIQEAQSFAGVGAEIAARVQERCFHSLHAPVLRVSGLDIPYPAPMLEHTHLPSVDRVLDAVARLQWDDQPDRRWLPALAGSTALAGSTA from the coding sequence ATGGCCGGCACCACGATGGCGAAGGCGCTGAACGCCGCGCTGGCCGACGCGATGGCCGCCGACGACCGGGTGGTGGTCTTCGGTGAGGACGTCGGCCAACTCGGCGGCGTCTTCCGGATCACCGACGGGCTGCTGGCCCGCTTCGGTGACCAACGCTGCTTCGACACCCCGCTGGCCGAGGCCGGGATCGTCGGGTTCGCGGTCGGGATGGCGATGTCCGGGCTTCGGCCCGTGGTCGAGATGCAGTTCGACGCGTTCGCCTACCCGGCGTTCGAACAGATCGCCTCGCACGTGGCGAAGCTGCGCAACCGGACCCGGGGCGCGCTGAGCGTGCCGATCGTGATCCGGGTGCCGTACGCCGGGGGGATCGGCGGGGTCGAGCACCACTGCGACTCCAGCGAGGCGTACTACGCGCACACCCCGGGACTGAAGGTCGTCACCCCGGCCACCGTCGAGGACGCGTACTCGCTGCTGCGGGAGGCGATCGCCGATCCGGACCCGGTGGTCTTCATGGAGCCGAAGAAGCTCTACTTCGCAAGTGACGAGGTCAGCCTGCCGGTGACCGCCGAGCCGTTCGGCCGGGCCGTGGTCCGCCGCCCCGGACGGGACGCCACCCTCATCGCGTACGGGCCGTCGGTCCCGGTCGCGCTGGAGGCCGCCGAGGCCGCCCGCGAGGAGGGCTGGGACCTCGAGGTGATCGACTGCCGCACCATCGTGCCGTTCGACGACGAGACGATCAGCGCCTCGGTACGCCGTACCGGGCGGTGTGTGGTGATCCAGGAGGCACAGAGCTTCGCGGGGGTGGGCGCCGAGATCGCCGCCCGGGTCCAGGAACGGTGCTTCCATTCGCTGCACGCACCGGTGCTGCGGGTCAGCGGGCTGGACATCCCGTACCCGGCGCCGATGCTGGAGCACACCCACCTGCCGAGCGTCGACCGGGTGCTCGACGCGGTCGCCCGGCTCCAGTGGGACGACCAGCCCGACCGGCGCTGGCTGCCGGCACTCGCCGGCAGCACCGCACTCGCGGGCAGCACCGCGTGA
- the pdhA gene encoding pyruvate dehydrogenase (acetyl-transferring) E1 component subunit alpha: MGAPHVQEVPAVTTTPQAVRRASPRTRRAVTPPDPARALLPSPEPVRMIDEQGNRLPERSDYPEPPVDALRELYRRMVIGRRFDLQATTLTKQGRLAVYPSSRGQEACQVGAMLAVRPTDWVFPTYRESMALVSRDIDPVEVLTLLRGDWHCGYDPAARRTAPQCTPLATQTVHAAGVAYGEAYQGRDTVALAFIGDGATSEGDFHEGVNFAAVFKAPVVFFVQNNRYAISVPLSRQTAAPSLAYKGVGYGVPSEQVDGNDPVAVLAVLNRAVAHARAGNGPFLVEAHTYRMEPHTNADDATRYRDGAEVDAWRDRDPIARLSAYLRHLGVLDDGAEAGIAAEAEAYAADLRARMNVQPTVDPLTLFDHVFAEPTPQLREQREQIRAELAADAEQAADERDAHDERGAR, translated from the coding sequence ATAGGCGCACCACACGTCCAGGAGGTCCCCGCCGTGACAACCACACCCCAGGCGGTCCGCAGGGCATCCCCGCGTACCCGTCGGGCGGTCACCCCGCCCGACCCGGCCCGCGCCCTGCTGCCCAGTCCCGAACCGGTCCGGATGATCGACGAACAGGGCAACCGGCTGCCCGAGCGCTCCGACTACCCCGAGCCACCCGTCGACGCGCTGCGCGAGCTGTACCGGCGCATGGTCATCGGCCGGCGGTTCGACCTCCAGGCCACCACCCTTACCAAGCAGGGTCGGCTGGCGGTCTACCCGTCCTCGCGCGGTCAGGAGGCCTGCCAGGTCGGGGCAATGCTCGCGGTCCGCCCGACCGACTGGGTGTTCCCCACCTACCGGGAGTCGATGGCCCTGGTGTCCCGGGACATCGACCCGGTCGAGGTGCTGACCCTGCTGCGCGGCGACTGGCACTGCGGGTACGACCCGGCCGCCCGGCGTACCGCCCCGCAGTGCACCCCGCTGGCCACCCAGACCGTGCACGCGGCCGGGGTCGCCTACGGCGAGGCGTACCAGGGGCGGGACACGGTGGCGCTGGCGTTCATCGGTGACGGGGCGACCAGCGAGGGCGACTTCCACGAGGGGGTCAACTTCGCCGCCGTGTTCAAGGCGCCGGTGGTCTTCTTCGTGCAGAACAACCGGTACGCGATCAGTGTGCCGCTGTCCCGGCAGACCGCCGCGCCGTCGCTGGCGTATAAGGGTGTCGGGTACGGGGTGCCCAGCGAGCAGGTCGACGGGAACGACCCGGTCGCCGTACTGGCGGTCCTGAACCGGGCCGTCGCCCACGCGCGGGCCGGCAACGGGCCGTTCCTGGTCGAGGCGCACACGTACCGGATGGAGCCGCACACCAACGCGGACGACGCCACCCGCTACCGCGACGGCGCCGAGGTCGACGCCTGGCGCGACCGGGACCCGATCGCCCGGCTGTCCGCCTACCTGCGGCATCTCGGTGTGCTGGACGACGGGGCCGAGGCGGGTATCGCGGCCGAGGCGGAGGCGTACGCGGCCGACCTGCGGGCCCGGATGAACGTGCAGCCGACCGTCGACCCGCTCACCCTCTTCGACCACGTCTTCGCCGAGCCCACCCCGCAACTGCGGGAGCAGCGCGAACAGATCCGCGCCGAGCTGGCCGCCGACGCCGAGCAGGCCGCCGACGAGCGGGACGCACACGACGAACGGGGAGCACGCTGA
- a CDS encoding Lrp/AsnC family transcriptional regulator, whose protein sequence is MDQEDREQGPFAADAGRSARPLDEVDRRILDELVRDGRTSIRTLAERIHISRTNAYARVERLVQDGVITGFRAQVVPERAGLGTSAYIALKIEQNSWREVSVELGRVRYIEHAALLGGDHDVLALVRAPDNAALRDVVLNRVQGIAGVLSTRTWLVFEEFDGTTTPWT, encoded by the coding sequence ATGGACCAGGAGGACCGGGAGCAGGGCCCGTTCGCCGCCGACGCGGGACGATCGGCCCGACCCCTCGACGAGGTCGACCGGCGGATCCTCGACGAACTCGTCCGTGACGGCCGGACCTCGATCCGTACCCTCGCCGAGCGCATCCACATCTCCCGGACCAACGCGTACGCGCGGGTGGAGCGGCTGGTGCAGGACGGGGTGATCACCGGGTTCCGGGCTCAGGTGGTGCCGGAGCGGGCCGGGCTCGGCACGTCGGCGTACATCGCGCTGAAGATCGAGCAGAACAGTTGGCGGGAGGTGTCGGTGGAACTGGGCCGGGTGCGTTACATCGAACACGCGGCCCTGCTCGGCGGGGACCACGACGTACTGGCACTGGTCCGGGCGCCGGACAACGCCGCCCTGCGGGACGTGGTGCTCAACCGGGTGCAGGGCATCGCCGGGGTGCTCTCCACCCGTACCTGGCTGGTCTTCGAGGAATTCGACGGCACCACAACCCCCTGGACCTAA